In Leifsonia sp. PS1209, the genomic stretch AGGATCTCGGCGTTGTCCCTGCCTGCCGCTGCGAGGTCTTCGGTGACGATCGAGACGAAGTCGGTCCCCGCCTTGTATCCCTCCGGCGGCGTCGTCATGATGACGAGCTTCGTCCCGGCCTCGACGGCCGGCTTGAACGCCTTGGCGGCCGAGGTGGGGTCGACGGCGATCGTGACGATGATGCTCGGGTGCAGGGCGAGCACGGTCTGGACGTTGTTGGCCTGGGTCGCTGCGTTGAAGCTCGCCTGGGTGCTCGCCACCACGTCGATGCCGAGCTTCTTGAACTCGTCGCGGGCGCCCTTCTCGACGGCCGTGACGAAGTCGGACGAGGTGTGCCAGACGAACGCCGCGGTGTACTTGCCGTCCTCGACCTTCTTCTGCTCGTCGCTGGTGAGGGACAGCTCGGACAGCGCGCCCGGCTTCTCTCCGTTGGGACCTTCGAACACGAGGCTCGGCTTCTCGGCGGGGGTGGACGAGGAGGACGCCGCTGTTCCTGCCGAACAGCCGGTGAGCGCGAGGGCCAGTGCGAGGGCGCCGACCAAAGCGGCGCGGGCGCCGGGGCGCCGGGTGGGATGTGCTGTGCTCATGTGTGGATTGCCTTCCGGGACCGGGTTGAACTCCTGTGCGGTGGCGTCCCCCGGGCATCTCGTGACCCCGTCACCGTTGACTTGCTGAAGCCATTTTGATTTCAACAAGCAATCAAAGTCAAGCGTGAATTTGTGTCGGACAGGTTTCGGGGTGGTAAATCCTGCGAAATCCGGGCTGCGGGTGGCGCCGGATCCGCATCCTGAGCTAGTTTTGGGTTCACACTGAAGACAAAGGGGGTGGAGCGGTGCAAGACACCCGTGCCATCAACCGGAACGCCGTGCTCACCGCCCTGATGGGGTCGCGTCCGGCCAGCCGCAAGCAGATCGCGGAGCTGACCGGCATCTCCGCCGCAACGGTCACCCGCTCGGTCGATCAACTCCTCGCCGAGGGCATCGTGCGCGAGACGACGGAGATCGTGTCGGAGGCCAGAGGGCGCCGCGCGGTCGAGCTCGACATAGTGGCCGACCGCTCGTACGTGGTCGGCGTCGACCTCGGCGCATCCAACACCCGCATCATCGTGGCCGACCTGCTCGCCCGCCCGGTCTTCGCCTCCGAGACGCCCACCCCGACCACCATGCCGGAAGCCGAACTGGTG encodes the following:
- a CDS encoding substrate-binding domain-containing protein, which encodes MSTAHPTRRPGARAALVGALALALALTGCSAGTAASSSSTPAEKPSLVFEGPNGEKPGALSELSLTSDEQKKVEDGKYTAAFVWHTSSDFVTAVEKGARDEFKKLGIDVVASTQASFNAATQANNVQTVLALHPSIIVTIAVDPTSAAKAFKPAVEAGTKLVIMTTPPEGYKAGTDFVSIVTEDLAAAGRDNAEILGDALGKKGEVGYLSYNANFWFTNQRDKAFKDWLAYEYPDVKIVDSEGFADETATQTIAAAMIAKNPNLKGIYVSWATAAQGVVAAIKASGRSDIKVVTNDLDTTLGAAMMSGTNVAGMVGNGSIGIGKGLALAGAYGVIGKKAPELVASVPTKVTKANLDEAWKADYGVKPPASVTG